One genomic segment of Pempheris klunzingeri isolate RE-2024b chromosome 21, fPemKlu1.hap1, whole genome shotgun sequence includes these proteins:
- the mynn gene encoding myoneurin has translation MAHVTSHGKLLLHRLHQQREMDFLCDITIMVRDVEFRAHRNILAAFSKYFSSQAEKGQEVTTLDPDKVSRYALEKLLEFIYTGQMNLSSTRQAAVRRAAVFLGMSEATKYLEEIPHWAEPSEADKEAGLSPPTPTSPGSPSSPVPLSIVSIAGDWHEEGKDGKEQGDVAKDADVEEGERSDEEYTPSVPKSAGRGQGRKRGRKPKSFSGEQVEPGSSGDGTPKTQGYRGRGRGRGRGRGRGRGALKSEDLFLEDSDTSVKDFGDTSADWSPSQDDDSPAKKPRLSGGEGRRGRGRGRGRGRGRGRGRGRRRGEEEGAESGAGGTDDEDQDPDLDLDPDQEEGEVGEQDPSEMDELSLSCTECNKLFKDASSLRRHEKIHKGLKPFVCIFCSKTFRQATQLKTHLRIHTGEKPFTCTDCDKCFAQKCQLVAHRRMHHGEEKPYTCERCGFKFATSSNYKIHIRLHSGEKPYVCDICGQAFAQSSTLTYHKRRHTGEKPYQCDLCGMSFSVSSSLIAHARKHTGETPYKCSQLQCDASFVTSSELKKHMRRLHPEGNTGVKCLLCGNRFASVKNMIKHQEKAHADEVRQHKERARAVVLLASSHPVAFVQSKLSQDNKGMDSIPEGEPPNPEPATPNPKATAPSAAAAAADDPTPTENIIQDFKAEPAHPATDQVTFEPDQEQTINSDTLHALVEQLRPPPSPAQSLEQIVIIRTVDNAEHNAPQQ, from the exons atggctCACGTCACCAGTCACGGGAAGCTGCTCTTGCATCGCTTGCATCAGCAGCGGGAGATGGACTTCCTGTGCGATATAACCATAATGGTGAGAGACGTGGAGTTCAGAGCCCACCGCAACATCCTGGCTGCGTTCAGCAAGTACTTCTCATCGCAGGCAGAAAAGGGTCAAGAGGTCACGACCTTGGACCCCGATAAGGTCAGCCGCTACGCTCTGGAGAAGCTGCTGGAGTTTATCTACACCGGACAGATGAACCTCAGCAG caCCAGACAAGCAGCTGTGCGTCGAGCGGCCGTGTTCCTGGGAATGTCCGAGGCCACAAAGTATCTGGAGGAAATCCCCCACTGGGCCGAGCCGAGCGAGGCGGATAAAGAAGCCggcctctctcctcccactccGACCTCCCCCGGCAGCCCCAGCTCGCCGGTTCCCCTGTCTATCGTCTCCATCGCGGGGGACTGGCACGAGGAGGGGAAGGATGGCAAAGAGCAGGGAGATGTGGCAAAAGATGCGGATgtggaagagggagaaagaagtgATGAAGAGTACACCCCCAGTGTGCCAAAGAGCGCTgggagaggacaggggaggaagagaggcagaaagcCTAAGAGTTTTAGTGGCGAGCAGGTGGAGCCGGGCAGCTCGGGTGACGGCACCCCCAAAACCCAGGGCtacagggggagggggagaggcagagggagaggccGGGGGAGAGGGCGAGGTGCCTTGAAAAGTGAGGATCTGTTTTTGGAAGATTCTGACACCAGTGTGAAGGACTTCGGGGACACCTCGGCAGACTGGAGCCCCTCGCAGGACGACGACAGTCCAGCCAAGAAACCCCGACTGAGCGGCGGAGAGGGGCGGAGAGGACGAGGccgggggagggggagaggcagagggcGAGGCAGGGGGCGAGGCAGGAGGAGGGGCGAGGAGGAAGGAGCGGAGAGCGGCGCGGGGGGGACTGACGACGAGGATCAGGATccggatctggatctggatccggatcaggaggagggggaggtcgGGGAGCAGGATCCGTCAGAAATGGACGAGCTGTCGCTGTCGTGCACCGAATGCAACAAACTGTTTAAAGACGCGAGCAGCCTGCGCAGACACGAGAAGATCCACAAGGGCCTGAAGCCCTTCGTCTGCATCTTCTGCTCCAAAACCTTCAGACAGGCGACccagctgaaaacacacctgcGCATACACACAG GCGAGAAGCCGTTTACTTGCACCGACTGCGACAAGTGTTTTGCTCAGAAGTGTCAGCTGGTCGCTCACCGCCGGATGCACCACGGAGAGGAGAAGCCGTACACGTGCGAGCGCTGCGGTTTCAAGTTCGCTACGTCATCCAACTATAAAATACACATCAG ACTGCACAGCGGGGAGAAACCGTACGTCTGTGACATCTGTGGTCAGGCGTTCGCTCAGTCCAGCACGCTGACCTATCACAAGCGACGGCACACCGGAGAGAAACCGTACCAGTGTGATCTGTGCGGCATGTCGTTCTccgtctcttcttctctcatcGCTCATGCACGGAAACACACGG gCGAGACGCCGTACAAATGTTCACAGCTGCAATGTGACGCAAGTTTTGTGACGTCTTCTGAACTGAAGAAACACATGCGACGACTTCACCCAG aggggaACACCGGTGTGAAGTGTCTGCTGTGTGGAAACCGGTTTGCCAGTGTGAAGAACATGATCAAACACCAGGAAAAGGCTCACGCTGACGAAGTGCGGCAACACAAGGAAAGAGCCCGAGCAG TCGTCCTCCTGGCGTCCAGTCATCCCGTGGCCTTCGTCCAGAGCAAACTCTCCCAGGACAACAAAGGTATGGATTCGATCCCCGAAGGCGAGCCTCCCAACCCCGAACCAGCCACCCCCAACCCCAAAGCCACGGCGCCATCCgcagccgccgccgccgccgacGACCCCACTCCCACCGAAAACATCATCCAGGACTTCAAGGCGGAGCCCGCTCACCCCGCCACCGACCAGGTGACCTTCGAACCCGACCAGGAGCAGACCATCAACTCGGACACCCTCCACGCTCTGGTGGAGCAGCTGCGGCCGCCGCCCTCCCCCGCCCAGAGCCTGGAGCAGATCGTCATCATCAGGACGGTGGACAACGCCGAACACAACGCGCCGCAGCAGTGA
- the lrrc34 gene encoding leucine-rich repeat-containing protein 34, which yields MSEFYASVCAEHEFKINTHILQVLEETTAAEDVTLKLAGNNLLRRVQRLDDGDVLALSTCLRNNRCVTGLDVGYNNITDEGVGHLADFLQDGSALRSLDLTFNDIHTDGAEVLANSLQCNSTLLSLRLSGNKIGNRGAMHLARMLQVNTTLKELEVADCDLATQSVVALAIVLKSNKTLCSVDVSRPLLFSHQEEWATHFSQMLAVNGSLVELHLGKMGLTDTGMERLTQGLWLNRSLRYLDLRCNRVTRDGVRHLAAVLKQNPTLEIVDLSANRIEDEGAVCLSEAVAWPGCALRELSVISNNIRTEGLLSLAQAMTVNTTLDHMYIWGNRLEEPVCQAFRELIASGRLPPGNTDVSAYEVDGRVFLAEAFHSLRRRYDRTHSTMKGLHRPAAH from the exons ATGTCAGAGTTTTACGCTTCTGTTTGCGCAGAACACGAGTTTAAAATTAATACGCACATTTTACAAGTGTTAGAAGAGACGACGGCAGCGGA ggaCGTCACCTTAAAGCTGGCAGGAAACAACCTCCTGAGACGCGTTCAGCGGCTTGATGACGGAGACGTTCTCGCTCTCTCCACATGTCTGAGAAACAACAGGTGTGTGACAG GTCTTGATGTCGGGTACAATAACATAACAGATGAAGGGGTTGGACATCTGGCTGACTTCTTACAG GACGGCTCAGCGCTGCGCTCTCTGGACCTGACGTTCAACGACATCCACACAGACGGAGCTGAAGTTCTCGCCAACAGCCTGCAG tGTAACAGCACCTTGCTCTCTCTCAGACTGTCAGGTAATAAGATCGGCAACAGAGGAGCCATGCACCTGGCCCGCATGCTGCAGGTGAACACCACCctgaaggagctggaggtgGCCGACTGTGacctg GCCACTCAGAGTGTGGTGGCACTTGCCATCGTGCTGAAAAGCAACAAGACTCTTTGCTCTGTCGACGTCAGCCGGCCGCTGCTCTTCAGCCACCAG GAGGAGTGGGCGACGCACTTCTCTCAGATGCTGGCAGTGAACGGCAGCCTGGTGGAGCTCCACCTGGGGAAGATGGGGCTGACTGACACCGGGATGGAGAGGCTGACCCAAGGCCTGTGGCTCAACCGCAGCCTGCGCTACCTGGATCTGCGCTG TAACCGTGTGACTCGTGACGGCGTGCGTCATCTAGCCGCGGTGCTGAAGCAGAACCCGACCCTGGAGATCGTAGATCTGTCGGCCAATCGGATTGAAGATGAAGGTGCCGTGTGCCTGAGCGAGGCCGTCGCGTGGCCAGGCTGCGCCCTGAGAGA gttgTCTGTCATTAGTAACAACATCAGGACGGAGGGTCTGCTGTCCTTGGCTCAGGCTATGACAGTGAACACAACCCTGGACCACATGTACATCTGGGGAAACCGCCTGGAGGAGCCCGTCTGTCAG GCCTTCAGAGAGCTGATCGCCAGCGGCCGCCTGCCTCCGGGGAACACGGATGTTAGCGCGTACGAGGTGGACGGTCGGGTGTTTCTGGCTGAGGCCTTCCACAGTTTGAGGAGACGCTATGACAGGACACACAGCACCATGAAAGGACTCCACCGTCCTGCTGCACATTGA
- the lrrc31 gene encoding leucine-rich repeat-containing protein 31: MESADGQRGRDGGSQRRSPLDVIMSQIRRKRTASDRKPLGRFLSWTSERTGIPEDGEAEGREERGPSSGVAEAADGGWGRLCVFLQRLGKKADSRSLGLAHCDLTATDLLELATLLQFLPQLEEVDVSWNELLGGCLGALTSHLQHVGGIRALRLCSCRLSADDVAALGEALGCVPLLEILDLSWNNGVGGGALQGLLGNLPPPLRELHLVSCQLTAADATILGGTVSALPGLSVLDVSCNPRLAQEVDGGGFRDLVSSLSHAASLTTLRLQACGVTTGGLDALGGSLRCLPSVRELDLSCNKSLAGGLDRLTLHLAHLSHLESLDLHLCSLTHTDLKALIQVLPSLTALTDLDVSSNKEAGGVVHPLVSALPLTQMRRLPLNSCGLNDESFTALALAVPYLRSVDVSWCKVVGGRLALLLDALQPSVILELRLSSCELTSDDLCHLAAVCRRGCLSSLRVLDLSYNGSVGDDGWSALLAAGGLGSLEDADLSLRPSTSAPCSARLPALLAALPRLPALTRLAVRRWTIGARDGQQLSHCLRKRSVLLEWDPPNKEAESSFKAANQESPEESRPEE, from the exons ATGGAGTCTGCAG ATGGTCAGCGTGGGCGGGACGGCGGCAGTCAGAGGCGTTCCCCTCTCGACGTCATCATGAGCCAGATCCGCAGGAAACGCACGGCGTCAGACAGGAAGCCGCTGGGACGCTTCCTGTCCTGGACCTCGGAGCGGACGGGGATCCCTGAGGATGGAGAGGCGGAGGGCCGGGAGGAGAGGGGCCCGAGCTCAG GTGTTGCTGAGGCGGCAGACGGCGGCTGGGGTCGactctgtgttttcctgcagaggCTGGGGAAGAAGGCGGACAGCAGGAGCCTGGGCCTGgctcactgtgacctcactgcCACAGACCTGCTGGAGTTAG cgACGCTGCTCCAGTTCCTCccccagctggaggaggtggacgtCTCCTGGAACGAGCTGCTTGGCGGCTGTCTGGGCGCGCTGACCTCTCACCTCCAGCATGTTGGTGGGATCAGAGCGCTGaggctgtgcagctgcaggctgAGCGCCGACGACGTGGCGGCACTGG GTGAAGCTCTCGGCTGCGTCCCTCTCTTGGAGATCCTCGATCTGTCCTGGAACAACGGCGTAGGAGGCGGCGCTTTGCAAGGCCTGCTGGGTAATCTCCCCCCACCGCTGAGGGAGCTCCACCTggtgtcctgccagctgactgCAGCTGATGCCACCATACTGG GAGGAACGGTGTCGGCTCTGCCCGGCCTCTCGGTGTTGGACGTCTCCTGTAATCCTCGGCTCGCACAGGAAGTGGATGGCGGCGGCTTCAGAGATCTggtgtcctctctctcccacgCCGCCTCCCTCACCACGCTTCGATTGCAGGCCTGCGGCGTGACGACGGGCGGCCTCGATGCCCTCG GTGGTTCGCTCCGCTGCCTCCCCTCCGTGCGAGAGTTGGACCTGTCCTGTAACAAAAGTCTGGCTGGAGGACTGGACCGCCTCACCCTGCACCTGGCTCACCTCTCACACCTGGAGAGCCTCGACCTCCACCTCtgcagtctcacacacaccgaCCTGAAGGccctga TCCAGGTGCTTCCCTCTCTGACGGCGCTGACGGACCTCGACGTGTCGTCCAATAAGGAGGCGGGGGGCGTGGTCCACCCGCTGGTCTCCGCCCTCCCTCTGACACAGATGAGGCGGCTGCCGCTCAACAGCTGCGGCCTGAACGACGAGTCCTTCACTGCCCTCG ctctGGCCGTGCCGTACCTGCGCAGCGTCGATGTCTCCTGGTGCAAAGTGGTTGGCGGCCGTTTAGCGCTGCTCCTGGACGCTTTGCAGCCGTCAGTCATCCTGGAGCTCCGCCTCAGCAGCTGTGAGCTCACCAGTGATGACCTGTGTCACctag CTGCCGTGTGCAGGCGTGGCTGTCTGTCCTCCCTGCGGGTGTTGGATCTGTCCTACAACGGCTCGGTGGGCGACGACGGCTGGTCGGCCCTGCTGGCAGCAGGAGGCCTGGGCTCTCTGGAGGACGCCGACCTCAGCCTGCGACCTTCGACCTCCGCTCCCTGCTCGGCCCGGCTGCCGGCGCTGCTCGCCGCTCTGCCTCGGCTGCCCGCCCTGACTCGGCTGGCGGTGCGGCGGTGGACGATCGGCGCCCGGGACGGACAGCAGCTGAGCCACtgcctgaggaagaggagcgtcCTGCTGGAGTGGGATCCCCCAAATAAAGAGGCGGAGTCATCGTTTAAGGCGGCCAATCAGGAGAGTCCGGAGGAGAGTCGCCCTGAAGAGTAG